Proteins encoded together in one Anaerotignum propionicum DSM 1682 window:
- a CDS encoding TIGR01212 family radical SAM protein (This family includes YhcC from E. coli K-12, an uncharacterized radical SAM protein.), producing MAQYPYRSLNEYYRNLFGKKTAKISLDGGFTCPNRDGTLSTGGCIFCSEGGSGDFAEDATLSIPLQIKKGKAQTQKKWPDACYIAYFQAFTNTYAPVDVLRAKYEQALAQPGISGISIATRPDCLNDDVLALLQELSSKTRLWIELGLQTANEDSARFIRRGYTNDVFVEAVKRLHQLQIPVVTHVILGLPGETTVDMLSTIHFLNRLPIHGIKLQLMHVLANTDMAVLYETGAYTPLEIQNYLEIVGECIAHLRPDIVMYRLTGDGDKSILLAPLWSLHKRDVLNRLHQFLKEKQIHQGDAYN from the coding sequence ATGGCTCAATACCCATATCGAAGCCTGAATGAATATTACAGAAACTTATTTGGCAAAAAAACGGCAAAAATTTCTTTGGATGGTGGCTTTACTTGCCCCAATCGGGATGGCACCCTTTCCACAGGCGGCTGTATTTTTTGTAGTGAAGGCGGCTCGGGGGATTTTGCGGAGGATGCCACCCTTTCTATCCCACTGCAAATTAAAAAAGGCAAAGCCCAAACGCAGAAAAAGTGGCCCGATGCCTGTTATATTGCCTATTTTCAAGCCTTTACCAATACCTATGCTCCCGTCGATGTTTTGAGGGCAAAATATGAACAAGCTTTGGCCCAGCCGGGCATTTCGGGCATTTCCATTGCAACCCGCCCTGACTGCCTGAATGATGATGTCTTAGCGCTATTGCAAGAGCTTTCCAGCAAAACAAGGCTTTGGATAGAATTGGGGCTGCAAACGGCAAATGAGGATAGTGCAAGATTCATTCGTCGTGGTTATACCAATGATGTGTTTGTGGAAGCTGTAAAAAGGCTGCACCAACTGCAAATTCCAGTCGTAACCCATGTTATTCTGGGCCTTCCTGGGGAAACCACGGTGGATATGTTATCAACCATTCATTTTCTAAACCGCCTACCCATTCATGGCATTAAATTACAACTAATGCATGTTCTTGCTAACACAGACATGGCAGTTCTTTATGAAACAGGAGCCTATACTCCCTTAGAAATACAAAACTATCTGGAAATAGTGGGTGAATGCATCGCCCATTTGCGTCCGGATATCGTCATGTATCGATTGACTGGCGATGGGGATAAAAGCATTCTTTTGGCACCATTGTGGAGCTTGCATAAGCGTGATGTTCTAAATCGACTGCATCAATTCCTAAAGGAAAAGCAAATTCATCAGGGGGATGCCTATAATTGA
- a CDS encoding pyridoxal phosphate-dependent aminotransferase, protein MMQLIHQHGGDLDAIERKYGISKSEIIDFSGNINPLGFPKTAEKSLAENLSIISTYPDKKYTALRQAIAKYTGASTEHIVVGNGSTELISTFIQTVHAKKSIIIGPSYSEYEREVTLCGGSFTYFPLEEKNNFFIDLPPLLQTLTPEIGMLVICNPNNPTGSAFTTEQLEEVLKHCKQIGASVMIDETYIEFSDNLEEICAIPLVEKFDNLFVVRGTSKFFAAPGIRLGYGVSSSQSFLDRLKTNQDPWSVNSLAAFAGEKIFEDTLFHVTTQKLISEERKKAYAELATWKNVKAFPSAANFILVKLLTDKITVAELFEKLIQKKMLIRDASTFTFLDETYLRFCILSPENNAALLQELKLWIE, encoded by the coding sequence ATGATGCAACTGATTCATCAGCATGGCGGAGATTTGGACGCCATTGAAAGAAAATATGGTATTTCTAAAAGTGAAATTATAGACTTCAGCGGGAATATTAATCCTCTTGGCTTTCCTAAAACTGCCGAAAAGTCTTTGGCGGAAAACTTAAGTATTATTTCTACTTATCCCGACAAAAAATATACGGCATTAAGACAAGCCATTGCCAAATATACAGGGGCAAGCACAGAACATATTGTAGTGGGAAATGGCTCCACCGAGCTGATTTCTACCTTTATTCAAACTGTTCATGCAAAAAAAAGCATCATCATCGGTCCCTCCTATTCCGAATATGAAAGAGAAGTGACCCTCTGCGGGGGCTCTTTCACCTATTTTCCTTTGGAGGAAAAGAATAATTTTTTTATCGATTTACCCCCATTACTTCAAACATTGACACCAGAAATCGGTATGCTGGTTATTTGTAACCCAAATAATCCAACCGGCTCTGCCTTCACCACTGAACAGCTTGAAGAGGTACTAAAACACTGTAAACAAATTGGTGCATCCGTTATGATTGACGAAACCTATATAGAGTTTTCCGATAATCTAGAAGAAATTTGTGCCATTCCCTTGGTAGAAAAATTTGATAATCTATTTGTGGTTCGTGGTACATCAAAATTTTTTGCCGCTCCCGGTATTCGCTTGGGTTATGGTGTTTCTTCCAGCCAAAGCTTTCTGGATCGCCTAAAAACAAACCAAGATCCATGGAGTGTAAATAGTCTGGCTGCTTTTGCAGGAGAAAAAATTTTCGAGGATACCTTGTTTCATGTAACCACACAAAAACTAATTTCAGAAGAAAGAAAAAAAGCATATGCAGAACTTGCCACTTGGAAAAATGTGAAAGCATTCCCTTCTGCGGCAAACTTTATTTTAGTGAAGCTCTTAACAGATAAAATCACTGTAGCTGAGCTATTTGAAAAATTAATTCAAAAGAAAATGCTCATTCGTGATGCTTCTACATTCACCTTTTTGGACGAGACTTATCTACGCTTTTGTATACTCTCTCCCGAAAACAACGCTGCATTATTGCAGGAATTAAAGCTTTGGATAGAGTAA